From Coffea arabica cultivar ET-39 chromosome 2e, Coffea Arabica ET-39 HiFi, whole genome shotgun sequence, the proteins below share one genomic window:
- the LOC113732284 gene encoding cycloartenol-C-24-methyltransferase 1-like isoform X2 → MSKPSALDLATGLGGQIAKDDVVSAVDKYEKYHGYYGGDQEERKANYSDMVNKYYDLVTSFYEYGWGESFHFAARLKGESLKESIKRHEHFLALQLGLKPGQKVLDVGCGIGGPLREIAQFSLTSVTGLNNNEYQISRGKVLNHAAGVERTCDFVKADFMKMTFPDNHFDAVYAIEATCHAPDVAEIELGNGLPDIRLTGQCLEAVKKAGFEVIWGKDLAADSPVPWYLPLDKSHFSLSSFRLTAVGRLITKNLVKALEYVGLAPNGSQRVQDFLEKAAEGLVAGGKKDIFTPMYFFLARKPLSDGQ, encoded by the exons ATGTCGAAACCAAGTGCATTGGATCTGGCTACTGGGCTCGGTGGACAGATTGCCAAGGATGATGTTGTCTCTGCTGTTGACAA GTATGAGAAATATCATGGTTACTATGGAGGTGATCAGGAAGAGAGGAAAGCTAACTACAGTGACATG GTCAACAAGTACTATGACCTGGTGACTAGCTTCTATGAATATGGCTGGGGAGAATCATTCCACTTCGCAGCAAG ATTGAAAGGAGAGTCTCTGAAGGAGAGCATTAAGCGGCATGAGCATTTCCTGGCTCTACAATTAGGGCTGAAACCAGGACAGAAG GTCTTGGATGTAGGATGTGGAATTGGTGGACCCTTGAGAGAAATTGCTCAGTTCAG CTTAACTTCAGTTACTGGTCTGAACAACAATGAATATCAGATATCAAGAGGAAAG GTACTGAACCATGCTGCTGGGGTAGAACGCACTTGTGACTTTGTGAAG GCTGATTTCATGAAAATGACATTCCCTGACAACCATTTTGATGCAGTATATGCAATAGAAGCTACATGTCATGCACCTGATGTG GCTGAAATAGAGCTTGGCAATGGTCTACCTGACATAAGATTAACAGGACAGTGCCTTGAGGCTGTGAAGAAAGCAGGTTTTGAA GTTATTTGGGGGAAAGATCTTGCAGCAGACTCACCGGTTCCTTGGTACTTGCCCCTGGATAAAAGTCACTTCTCCTTGAGCAGTTTCCGACTAACAGCAGTCGGACGTCTTATTACCAAAAACCTA GTTAAGGCTCTAGAGTATGTAGGACTTGCCCCAAATGGAAGTCAGAGGGTTCAAGATTTCTTAGAGAAAGCTGCAGAAGGGCTTGTTGCTGGTGGAAA
- the LOC113732284 gene encoding cycloartenol-C-24-methyltransferase-like isoform X1, with protein MSKPSALDLATGLGGQIAKDDVVSAVDKYEKYHGYYGGDQEERKANYSDMVNKYYDLVTSFYEYGWGESFHFAARLKGESLKESIKRHEHFLALQLGLKPGQKVLDVGCGIGGPLREIAQFSLTSVTGLNNNEYQISRGKVLNHAAGVERTCDFVKADFMKMTFPDNHFDAVYAIEATCHAPDVVGCYKEIYRVLKPGQCFAAYEWCMTDSFDPNNREHQKIKAEIELGNGLPDIRLTGQCLEAVKKAGFEVIWGKDLAADSPVPWYLPLDKSHFSLSSFRLTAVGRLITKNLVKALEYVGLAPNGSQRVQDFLEKAAEGLVAGGKKDIFTPMYFFLARKPLSDGQ; from the exons ATGTCGAAACCAAGTGCATTGGATCTGGCTACTGGGCTCGGTGGACAGATTGCCAAGGATGATGTTGTCTCTGCTGTTGACAA GTATGAGAAATATCATGGTTACTATGGAGGTGATCAGGAAGAGAGGAAAGCTAACTACAGTGACATG GTCAACAAGTACTATGACCTGGTGACTAGCTTCTATGAATATGGCTGGGGAGAATCATTCCACTTCGCAGCAAG ATTGAAAGGAGAGTCTCTGAAGGAGAGCATTAAGCGGCATGAGCATTTCCTGGCTCTACAATTAGGGCTGAAACCAGGACAGAAG GTCTTGGATGTAGGATGTGGAATTGGTGGACCCTTGAGAGAAATTGCTCAGTTCAG CTTAACTTCAGTTACTGGTCTGAACAACAATGAATATCAGATATCAAGAGGAAAG GTACTGAACCATGCTGCTGGGGTAGAACGCACTTGTGACTTTGTGAAG GCTGATTTCATGAAAATGACATTCCCTGACAACCATTTTGATGCAGTATATGCAATAGAAGCTACATGTCATGCACCTGATGTG GTGGGATGCTACAAAGAGATATATAGGGTACTAAAACCTGGTCAATGTTTTGCTGCATATGAATGGTGTATGACAGACTCTTTTGACCCCAATAACAGAGAACATCAAAAAATCAAG GCTGAAATAGAGCTTGGCAATGGTCTACCTGACATAAGATTAACAGGACAGTGCCTTGAGGCTGTGAAGAAAGCAGGTTTTGAA GTTATTTGGGGGAAAGATCTTGCAGCAGACTCACCGGTTCCTTGGTACTTGCCCCTGGATAAAAGTCACTTCTCCTTGAGCAGTTTCCGACTAACAGCAGTCGGACGTCTTATTACCAAAAACCTA GTTAAGGCTCTAGAGTATGTAGGACTTGCCCCAAATGGAAGTCAGAGGGTTCAAGATTTCTTAGAGAAAGCTGCAGAAGGGCTTGTTGCTGGTGGAAA